A genomic region of Carettochelys insculpta isolate YL-2023 chromosome 7, ASM3395843v1, whole genome shotgun sequence contains the following coding sequences:
- the NKX2-3 gene encoding homeobox protein Nkx-2.3 produces MMLPSPVTSTPFSVKDILSLEQPEPRYGARLEQHLHSAACLLAAADAARFSEAEEEEEEEEKLSYLSSMAAAGSQGEVGLSPDNYVQAVLRASCEPTDPGQALEPAGDQDPTEQPPGAAEKPGEAERPKPRSRRKPRVLFSQAQVFELERRFKQQRYLSAPEREHLASSLKLTSTQVKIWFQNRRYKCKRQRQDKSLELGPAPQPQPQPPRRVAVPVLVRDGKPCLGGSPGYGAPYNAPYSYNGFPAYGYGNSAAYNAGYGCSYPAGGSGAQPACSQGAAVGAGAGPFGNMGSVGFGGAAQPLHQGPGGPSCGQGALQGIRAW; encoded by the exons ATGATGTTACCGAGCCCCGTCACCTCCACCCCCTTCTCTGTCAAAGACATCCTCAGCCTGGAGCAGCCGGAGCCGCGCTATGGGGCGCgcctggagcagcacctccactcGGCGGCCTGCCTGCTGGCGGCCGCGGACGCCGCCCGCTTCTcggaggcggaggaggaggaggaggaggaggagaagctgtCCTATCTGAGCTCCATGGCCGCGGCCGGCAGCCAAGGCGAGGTGGGGCTCTCCCCGGACAACTACGTGCAGGCGGTGCTGCGGGCGTCGTGTGAGCCCACCGACCCGGGCCAGGCGCTGGAGCCGGCGGGGGACCAGGACCCCA cagAGCAGCCGCCGGGCGCCGCGGAGAAGCCGGGGGAGGCGGAGAGGCCGAAGCCCCGCAGCCGCAGGAAGCCGCGCGTGCTCTTCTCGCAGGCGCAGGTCTTCGAGCTGGAGCGGCGCTTCAAGCAGCAGCGCTACCTGTCGGCGCCGGAGCGCGagcacctggccagcagcctcaaGCTCACCTCCACGCAGGTGAAGATCTGGTTCCAGAACCGGCGCTACAAGTGCAAGCGGCAGCGGCAGGACAAGTCGCTGGAGCTGGGCCCcgcgccgcagccgcagccgcagccgccccGCCGGGTGGCCGTGCCAGTGCTGGTGCGCGACGGCAAGCCCTGCCTGGGGGGCTCGCCGGGCTACGGCGCGCCCTACAACGCGCCCTACTCTTACAACGGCTTCCCCGCCTACGGCTACGGCAACTCGGCCGCCTACAACGCCGGCTACGGCTGCAGCTACCCGGCGGGCGGCTCGGGCGCGCAGCccgcctgcagccagggagcggcCGTGGGCGCCGGCGCGGGGCCCTTCGGCAACATGGGCAGCGTGGGCTTCGGCGGCGCGGCCCAGCCGCTGCACCAGGGGCCCGGGGGGCCCTCCTGCGGCCAGGGCGCTCTGCAGGGCATCCGGGCCTGGTAG